Proteins from a genomic interval of Acomys russatus chromosome 19, mAcoRus1.1, whole genome shotgun sequence:
- the Leng9 gene encoding leukocyte receptor cluster member 9 has translation MEAPADSSEAPAICRFFLEGRCRFGARCRHPHPGATGPSPEVSQPEAGSKKPALRTAADVIQRIRWDPRLDPADFSVGYTDRFLGVQEEPFCAFCWDEPLAALGPGVLAVPQHRIRYFRFRGRLVWDRASRTDLIFGSGSAAGRGPTILDALDGRDEHWPEVELGISDTEKTGEASKSQDTQNAPVEGGGNPTRTELDSGLETLGEGGANKETRTRLDLGLETHKVDGATRETILNGTTKLETPDPTVCISGVKEITNSVEVPRVTLLPRWQAQDMETLGLSAEEMESEWGPGAWPDDRMAPRQLRPTHFVALMVTEPGLRAEVVKAQEHLVQIAPPCAAFLVPAQALHLTMVLLRLIGPGEEAAAARALRKALLTPGLQAPSQLQFGDLVLLGQHVLCAIPSPTLAGMAQTLHQRLEAEGLRVLRPPGALQPHLTLAKVPHGSQVCIPKPGFVLNQELRQPLGTLWLCHMGRAGHSYLPLAEIALK, from the exons ATGGAGGCCCCGGCCGATTCCTCTGAGGCCCCGGCGATCTGCCGCTTCTTCCTAGAGGGCCGCTGTCGTTTCGGAGCGCGCTGCCGTCATCCACATCCTGGGGCCACTGGGCCGTCGCCCGAGGTTTCGCAGCCCGAGGCCGGCTCCAAGAAGCCGGCTCTGCGCACTGCCGCCGACGTCATCCAGCGCATCCGCTGGGACCCGCGCTTGGACCCCGCTGACTTTTCGGTGGGCTACACCGACCGCTTCTTGGGCGTGCAGGAAGAGCCTTTCTGCGCCTTCTGCTGGGACGAGCCGCTGGCAGCGCTCGGACCTGGCGTGTTAGCAGTTCCGCAGCACCGCATACGCTACTTCCGCTTCCGCGGACGCCTGGTGTGGGACCGAGCCTCGCGCACTGACCTTATTTTTGGCTCGGGCTCTGCGGCTGGACGGGGACCCACCATCCTCGATGCGCTGGACGGCAGGGACGAGCACTGGCCAGAGGTCGAGCTAGGTATTTCTGACACAGAGAAGACAGGGGAGGCTTCCAAGAGTCAGGACACTCAGAATGCCCCAGTGGAAGGGGGTGGAAATCCGACCAGAACTGAGCTTGATTCTGGCCTGGAGACATTAGGAGAGGGTGGGGCAAATAAAGAGACCAGAACCAGGCTTGATTTGGGC CTGGAGACACACAAAGTGGATGGAGCAACCAGAGAGACCATCCTGAATGGGACAACTAAGTTAGAAACACCAGACCCAACCGTGTGCATCTCAGGAGTAAAGGAGATCACGAACTCAGTAGAGGTGCCCAGAGTCACACTGCTTCCACGGTGGCAGGCACAGGACATGGAAACTTTAGGGCTTTCTGCTGAAGAGATGGAAAGTGAGTGGGGTCCAGGTGCTTGGCCTGATGACAGAATGGCCCCTCGCCAGCTCCGTCCTACACATTTCGTGGCACTCATGGTGACAGAGCCTGGGCTCAGGGCTGAAGTGGTCAAGGCCCAAGAGCATCTGGTCCAGATAGCCCCTCCCTGTGCTGCATTCCTGGTACCAGCACAGGCCCTGCACCTGACAATGGTCCTGCTAAGGCTCATAGGCCCTGGGGAGGAGGCTGCAGCAGCTAGGGCTCTGCGGAAGGCCCTCCTGACACCAGGGCTTCAGGCACCCTCCCAGCTACAGTTTGGGGACTTGGTTCTTCTGGGCCAACATGTACTCTGTGCCATACCCTCCCCAACACTGGCAGGCATGGCCCAAACTCTGCATCAGAGGCTAGAGGCTGAAGGGCTCAGAGTGCTGAGGCCGCCAGGGGCGCTACAGCCTCACCTCACCCTGGCTAAGGTGCCACACGGATCTCAGGTTTGCATCCCTAAGCCAGGGTTTGTCCTGAACCAGGAGTTGAGGCAGCCCCTAGGGACACTCTGGCTGTGCCATATGGGCAGGGCAGGACATAGCTACCTGCCCCTGGCTGAGATTGCCCTCAAATGA
- the Cdc42ep5 gene encoding cdc42 effector protein 5: MPVLKQLGPAQPKKRLDRGALSISAPLGDFRHTLHVGRGGDAFGDTSFLSRHGGGPPPEPGAPPVGAPLSVPPPAVPQPPAPDPRVPSPADPLLSFHLDLGPSMLDAVLGVMDAERTEATATKPEEDDQPGMKHPNARCCSNADLQPDDVIGL; encoded by the coding sequence ATGCCGGTGTTGAAGCAGCTGGGCCCTGCACAGCCCAAGAAGCGACTGGATCGAGGAGCACTCTCTATTTCAGCGCCCCTTGGAGACTTCAGGCACACGTTACACGTGGGACGCGGTGGCGATGCCTTCGGGGACACCTCCTTCCTGAGTCGCCACGGAGGTGGCCCGCCCCCTGAGCCCGGGGCCCCGCCGGTTGGGGCCCCACTTTCAGTCCCTCCACCTGCAGTCCCACAGCCCCCTGCGCCTGATCCCCGAGTGCCTTCACCTGCGGACCCGCTACTGTCCTTCCACTTGGACCTGGGCCCCTCTATGCTGGACGCGGTTCTAGGTGTCATGGACGCCGAGCGCACTGAGGCAacagccaccaagcctgaagaggATGACCAACCTGGAATGAAGCACCCCAATGCCCGCTGCTGCTCCAATGCTGACCTCCAGCCGGATGACGTCATCGGTCTGTAG